A window of Gallus gallus isolate bGalGal1 chromosome 3, bGalGal1.mat.broiler.GRCg7b, whole genome shotgun sequence genomic DNA:
GAGGGACCAGGCCAGCACCGCTGCCTCTGCCCCCCGCCATGGAGTGGGGCTGCCTGCCAGCACCGCACACAGACAGGTGGGTGACACAGGGGGCTCAGGTTGGATGCATGCTGTGTCCTGGCCTCACCTTGCCCCTGGTGCCCTGCAGAGCCCCCAGCACGGAGTGTGACAGCTGATCCTGCCTTCAGCCGCAAGCCCCGCTGTGCCCAGGTGGAGCACGCCCAGCAGTGCCGCTGCGAGCCTGGCTTTCACAtgagtggcacagctgctgccagcctcTGCCAGGGTAAGGGCTTAAGGGTCTGTGGGGTGAGGAGTAAGGGGCCGTGGGTGTGCAGCTCCATTTGTTTCCCTGCAGATGTGGATGAGTGTGAGCTGTACCAGGCAGAAGGGGCCCCACGGCTCTGTGCCCACGCCTGCGTCAACCTGCCCGGCTCCTACCGCTGTGCCTGTCCCAGTGGGTACAGCCTGCTGGCAGATGGCAAGAGCTGTGAAGGTGAGGCAGCATGGACAGCTTTCCCATTTTGTCCAACCTTGCACGATTGCCCCGAAGGTAGTTCATGGTGAAAAATCTCACGCTTTCCCATTTTCAATGTGATTTCTGTTGCTACGGTATGTTTTCATAACATCTTGGTAACACTCCCAACACATATCCGCAATAAAAGCCCTTGGTCTTACTGCTAGGTAAGCCACCCTTACCTTACTTGGTGTGCTGACGCATTCAGCGAGCTTAGCAGAAGGTTAGGAAAACAAGCCCATCCCGCTGCCCTAACCCCTGCTGGCCCTGGGcagaaacagtaggaaaagaTCAGGAGTAGATGGAAAGTGAGATTTGGGGGTGAACTTAGTGGTTATTCCCATCAGATTTGCATTTGCAGCCTTACCCTGAAAGAGGCCAGTGCATGCTGGGAGGGATGCAAGAAGCAGGGTGGGAAGCTTCCACGCTTTCCTTATTCTTACTGAAGGTTTGCTCCATTTCACCTGTTTTCTGCCAAAACGCACATGGAAATGAGGGTTTGCGGGTCTCTGTTGCCTGCCTGTTTTGCAGACATCGATGAGTGTGCTCTGTCGCGGGACAACTGCACGCGGGGCACAACGTGCATCAACACAGGCGGGGGCTTCCAGTGCGTCAacccccagtgtccccagccCGGCGGCAACATCACCTACGTGAAAACATCACCCTTGTGAGTGCGGCATGTGAGACctggccctgctctgtgcacaggGCATCCCAACCCCCCGGTCCCTCCTTGCAGGGAGGAGGACCACTGGGGACCCCCCCCCGAACTTCCTCCTCCATTCCCTTTGCAGCCAGTGCGAGCGCAACCCCTGCCCGATGGATAGCAGATCGTGCCACCAGGCGCCCAAAACCATCTCCTTCCACTATCTGCCTCTGCCCTCCAACCTGCTGACCCCAACCCCGCTCTTCCGCATGGCCACGGCGGCAGCACCCGGCCGGCCGGGACCCGACAGTCTCCGCTTTGGCATTGTGGGAGGCAACAACCGGGGCCACTTTGTGATGCAGCGCTCGGACCGGCAGACCGGGGAGCTCATCCTGGTGCAGAGCCTGAAGGGCCCCCAGACCATCCAGGTGGACGTGGACATGTCCGAGTACCTGGACCGTACCTTTCAGGCCAAGCATCTCTCCAAAATCACACTCTTCATCTCTGCCTATGAGTTCTAGGGCAGACCAGGGGGCGGCTGCAGGGTTTGGATGCTCTCGTACATGGCGGCGACGGTCCCTTTTCAGCATCCTCCAGATGAAAGCATTACGGGTGCCAGCAAGCACTGGAGCCCTGAAGCCAGCTGTCCCCCCTTGGCATTGCGGTGATTTTGTCTGAGTCTCCAGGTGGTTTTTACACCCACCTCCATGGAAAAAACAGCACGTGAGGTGCAGCAAACTGCATGTGGGTTATCTGCTTGCTGAGTGCGGAAGCTGGGCGTTATTTTTGCCCACAGCTTCAGGAGGACATCCTATAACCTCTGCACCTAAACAGTGCAAACCAGAAGGTAGAAACCAAGGTGCTTACCTCCTTTTTGATTCCTTTTTTGTAGGAAAGAAGCTAAGCTGGTGCTGTCAACCCTCCTCTGCACTGGGCTGGGCTTacttccctctgaacaccaagACCCCCAGCTGGGATCTGCTGAGCGGAGCTCAAGCTCTTGGTGCTGCTCggggtggtggtggctgtgccCTGCAAGCCCTGAGGCTGTGTGACACAACACATTGCACCGCTCGGAGCACGTGGAGAAGTTCTTCCCAtcctcagctcccagcccacaCCTGAAGCAGAAAGTTTGGGGTGGGACCGTCTAAAAGTGAGGCTGTTGCTTGTGTTGCTTGTGTTGGGGTCAGCCATCCTGAGATCCCCAGAGATGCAGGAAGGACTCGGTGCCATCCCACATGATGAGCTAGAGATGAGGGATGGCTGGAAGGCTGTCCCATGCCTTAATCCTCTTGGATGGGGTCATGCACCTGCATCCACCCATGACCTGGCATGGTTGTGCCATGGTGATGGCTTCAGCTGAGCATGGTGCTTGTCTTGCAAGAGCTCAGGGTGTGAATATCTGATTTTTAACACCCCTTGTCCTCTTACAGGAATAGTTCCTGCCATGGTACTGCAACATGTGCCTAGGGCTGGCACCACTGTGGTGCTCACCTCTGCTCCCCAGTGCAGCGCTTGTGCATGTAAACCACAAAAACATTatgcatgtttctttttcatttagtaCAATTAAAGGATGATATAGCCTCTGAGCAGGTGCAGAGCAGAATAAAGTATCTGCAGCGCGTGTAGGGTGTGTTCACCCACAGCCAACTGGGGATGGGTTCTGGGTTTATAGGACTATAACTTGCccttgttgtttttgttctcctgCTTTatgctgctggggagggcaggggaggagagaaaggaagtgtGGGGATGTGCCAATGAAGACAGGCAcggggagctgctgggaagctgGGGAGCTGCCTGGTCAAAGTACCTCAAGCTTTGGGTGGAAAAGCTTTAGGGCCgtgcaggaggaaagaaaacacagcagagcagggctttgCAATGACACCTGGTAGCCCTTCAAgaagcagctttcttttcttgggAACTTAGCCCAGATTTAAAGGAATCTTGCTCCTAGGATAAAGAAGTCCATATGCCAAGGGGAAAGGGATTAAAAAGtaacaagaaacaagaaaaagttACAAGAAACAGTTTTGAAGTAAACTATACTCTTCGAGTTTTGCAAGGAGCATTCTGTGTGGAGACCTGgtctcttcctccccctccccccagttTCCCAACACAAGGCACCAGCACTGCCTCATGCCCCAACTGAACCAGGGAGAACTGAACTGAGCCTTGAAAAGGGACTGGAGGATTCAGACTGGCACAGTCTGGGGGCTGAAGGGAACACCAACCACCTGATGGATTTCTGCACATGTTTTTTCCCAGATGGCAGAGCCTGAATCCTGCCCACAGCGAGGCGGGATGGATGAAACGCACCTCGGCTGGGAAGCAGGAGAGGATGACTTTCTGAATAGTTTCCATCTGATGCTTTAGCTGGCTGATGAGGCTGGGGATGGGTGTTTGGACCTTTGTGTTGGAGGCTCTCATTGCAGAGTAATCCTTCACTGACAGCATTTTCCCAGTTCCCAAGGCCAGAGTGAACGGGTTTCCTCTCTTCAAGATGCACTGAGACACAAGGGACTGGCACAGGGACATGTAGGAGCATCTCTGATTTGCTTGCAAAGTGGTGCCCATCCTCCCAAGTGTTTCTGGCCTGCCCCAAGGGCCAGGATCGGAGCTGGGAAGCTTATATGTCTCACAGCCTTAGCTGGATGCAGATCTCTCTTTCAGCCCCAGAAAAGTTTCAGGTTGGCTCCGCTGTGCCTGGACTGGGCTGGAAACCTCTGGCCAGCATTTGAGCTGACTAAAGGAGATTTTTCCCTCTCCCAGAGCAGCAACTACAACATCTTGCAGCCTGGAATGTGCAGTGTGAAGCTCTTCTGGCCCTGGTAAATACAACTTCTCGTTGGGATAATAACATTTTAGAGCCCAAGAAATAGCTAGGTTTGCCTCTGCTCCCCTACAGGCACTGAAGGCAAGCAGTCCCCATGCAGCTGGCTCCAGATTTGCTCTGCATGCCCTGGGAGAGCCCCAAAGCCACCGTTCCCCCCCTTAAAGGGCCGATGAGAGCCCTCCCCTGCTCAGGAAGGGCAGTAATCCTCAAATCTAAATGTATAGAGAGATTCCTAGAATATCTACCAGACCAAAAATGTACATAGAAGGAAAGAGGAACccaaatgattttatttctttccccagaaaaaaaaacaaaccatcaaGACTTAACCTTGGCTATGGCCCTGGAGCTCTTGAATACTTTACCCAGTGCCCTGTACTGACCTCTTTCCCCTTTTAGGGAGGGAATGATAGCAGCATTAAATGGAGGACAATCCTTTTCACAGCGCTGTCTCAGAGAGGATTCTCTCCAGGTTTTCTTACAAAGCTTCCAAGAGTTGCTCTGTCTTCTCTTGGCCTCCCAGTTCAGAAGGGAagaattttgtatttctcaAGAAGCACAGAGTGACTTTGCATGCGTTGCTGCTCCAAGTCCTGAGGTCCgtgctgacagcagagctgggatttCACCTCAAGGGCTGTCTCTGGAGTCACCTTGCCACGGTCTGCACTGCACTGAGGCCTGAAGTGATGACCCGATGCTTGTAGCACTGGCCTTCCTGAGTGACTCTCCCATCTGGCTCGTAGAAGAGCCAGAATAACAACCTGTAGCCCACACTGTCTGCCCATGCACATCCAAGCCCATCCCAAAAGCTGCTGGATGGAGAAGGAAATAGCATCTTGTTCCAACTGCTTCCCACTTGGCAGCATGTGGAAATCCAGAACACATGGGgcatgcatgcagctgcagATCATCCTGACAAtccatcagctgcagcaggcaTGGTAGGTGTACCCCAGCAAGAAGAGATCGAGTACTTTCCTCCCGGGGCACATGAGAATAGGGTGCTGGAAAGCCACAGTGGGCATCCCTCCCACTCTCCCAAGTGTCCGTGTAGCCACACAGGACACCCCAATGTCAGACAGCCTAGGAAAGGGGTCTTAAGGCAAATTTGGGCAACCCAGTGAATGGCCAAACCTTGCAGGTGCTATCACACATGCACCAAACAGACCTTCAGCCTAATGAGAGAGATCCCCACAAGTCAGAGGTGACAATTCTCTTGCTAAATGCAGAAGAGAATATTAACACGGTTATTTTAAATGGCAGGCTAAAATCTGGATTGTATTACAGCTGTGCCAAGCCAGCACCTCCAAGAAGGCCATCCTGGTGCTCAGTGCATACATTAACACTGCCCTGTCTCCTCCCACAGATTTATATCACGGTTTGAGTCCTCGCTAAAGCAAAAGCACAAGCACACATTCCACAACACTTATTAATCCTGTTACAGGCCTTAATGAAGAGCTGAACCgtgacatttttatttgttatggTTGCTAGGTATGTTGCTAAGCCATACACACCATAACCCAGATCCCAGTATATCTGTGATATCTGAGAGAGTGTACTGGGGAGTTTGTTTATCTGATATTGCCAAATTTAGTTATACTTTGAAAacgctgaaaaaaaaaaaaagagccgTTCACAACCTTCTCACAGGCATACCTTTTTCCTTGGCAACGCAAACACACGTAAGGATATTTAAATAAACAGCTTTACCCTGTTGGTACTGATACATTTTTCCGTTTGCTTAAAATCAATGTTGTGGGTACAACCATGCCCAAGGAGCACACACGGCTCTTATGCAAACACCCACAGTGAAAGAGCTGTCCCCAAAAGCAGGGAGCAGACCCAGTGCTACATCCCCATAGAGAAACACCCCAGAGGGGGCTCAGACACCACCATACGCCAGGGATCTCTCTCACTGCACAAACCCTGGAAACTCCATACACCCCCACACATACTATATGAAAAGAAGGGCTTTTATTCTGAATTTGAAATGgtgggtgctttttttttcctattgccTAGGGAGATGGTGCTGGC
This region includes:
- the FBLN7 gene encoding fibulin-7 precursor, with product MASGLCCSLPLLLPLLLLCPAARPATPAAQGCPGRQQLLAAVRQMQQLLKGQETRFTEGLRMMKSRLSTLHAALAKAAPEPAPVFCPAPQAPAGGRMFGTKYLVEHEVHFACEPGFELQGSSTRICQTDGSWSGQEPRCTELSTCSSNPCQNGGTCVEGPGQHRCLCPPPWSGAACQHRTQTEPPARSVTADPAFSRKPRCAQVEHAQQCRCEPGFHMSGTAAASLCQDVDECELYQAEGAPRLCAHACVNLPGSYRCACPSGYSLLADGKSCEDIDECALSRDNCTRGTTCINTGGGFQCVNPQCPQPGGNITYVKTSPFQCERNPCPMDSRSCHQAPKTISFHYLPLPSNLLTPTPLFRMATAAAPGRPGPDSLRFGIVGGNNRGHFVMQRSDRQTGELILVQSLKGPQTIQVDVDMSEYLDRTFQAKHLSKITLFISAYEF